A single window of Watersipora subatra chromosome 9, tzWatSuba1.1, whole genome shotgun sequence DNA harbors:
- the LOC137403688 gene encoding glyceraldehyde-3-phosphate dehydrogenase-like, with protein MGPKVGINGFGRIGRLVLRAALVKGLEVVAINDPFIDLEYMVYMFKYDSTHGRYSGEVKAEGGKLVVDGKSIEVFSERDPSNIPWAKTGAEYVVESTGVFTTKEKASAHVKGGAKKVIISAPSADAPMFVMGVNEKSYKKSDDIVSNASCTTNCLAPVAKVLNDKFGIVEGLMTTIHAVTATQKCVDGPSGKNWRDGRGAFQNIIPASTGAAKAVGKVIPELNGKLTGKAFRVPVPDVSVVDLTCKLAKEASYDEVKAAMKEASTGDMAGILGYTDEQVVSQDFVGDQRSSIFDAAAGVQLNATFLQVVSWYDNEFGYSCRVVDLIEHMNKVDNA; from the exons ATGGGTCCCAAAGTTGGAATCAATGG ATTTGGAAGGATTGGCAGGCTTGTACTTAGAGCTGCTCTTGTTAAGGGCCTAGAGGTCGTTGCTATCAATGATCCCTTCATTGACCTTGAATACATG GTCTACATGTTCAAGTATGACAGCACTCACGGCCGCTACTCTGGTGAGGTGAAGGCAGAGGGAGGAAAACTAGTTGTGGATGGAAAGAGCATAGAGGTGTTCTCCGAAAGAGACCCATCCAACATTCCATGGGCAAAGACAGGGGCAGAGTACGTGGTTGAATCAACAGGAGTCTTTACTACCAAAGAGAAGGCTTCG GCACACGTAAAAGGAGGTGCTAAGAAAGTGATTATTTCGGCACCCTCTGCTGATGCCCCCATGTTTGTCATGGGAGTGAATGAGAAGTCGTACAAGAAATCTGATGACATAGTTTCCAATGCTTCCTGTACTACCAACTGTCTTGCACCAGTGGCAAAG GTGTTGAATGATAAATTTGGCATTGTGGAGGGTCTGATGACGACAATCCATGCAGTGACAGCCACTCAGAAGTGTGTTGATGGGCCATCTGGTAAGAACTGGAGAGACGGTAGAGGTGCCTTCCAGAACATAATCCCAGCAAGTACTGGTGCTGCCAAGGCTGTCGGCAAGGTCATCCCCGAGCTGAATGG CAAGCTGACAGGCAAGGCTTTCAGAGTACCTGTACCAGATGTCTCAGTTGTTGACCTCACTTGCAAACTCGCCAAGGAG gcATCTTATGATGAGGTGAAGGCAGCAATGAAGGAGGCGTCAACTGGTGATATGGCAGGTATACTTGGCTACACGGACGAGCAGGTAGTTTCTCAGGACTTTGTTGGTGACCAGCGGTCATCAATCTTTGATGCTGCTGCAGGTGTACAACTTAACGCTACCTTCCTTCAGGTTGTCTCATG
- the LOC137403689 gene encoding large ribosomal subunit protein mL51-like: MAAVSAVFALCRRMTAIPSNCYNSSVNSLSRLCSTSSSSSGNETGDVSTSHHRDRYNSGLREFKSPTIYKTNPIPTRYGWTKTYFDGGPLPRIDLPIKSLPEYKPKDAWSEKRALYGQNDYIDILGDGSIKPYETHDGPRWLMGFYGHEYARTLRRLKFTGKKLAALKPRLAKDLNKRLRYLYRNKNMSRKRGTIPKYI; encoded by the exons ATGGCAGCTGTTTCCGCAGTGTTCGCATTGTGCAGGAGAATGACCGCTATTCCTTCAAATTGTTACAATTCCTCAGTCAACAGTTTGTCACGACTATGCAGTACAAGTTCATCATCATCTGGTAATGAGACAGGAGACGTGTCTACATCTCACCACAGAGACAGATACAATAGTGGTCTAAGAGAGTTCAAGAGTCCAACTATCTATAAGACCAACCCTATCCCCACCAGATATGGATGGACAAAGACGTACTTCGATGGCG GCCCACTTCCTCGTATAGATCTACCAATCAAGTCTCTTCCTGAATACAAACCGAAGGATGCCTGGAGTGAAAAGAGAGCTTTATATGGACAAAATGATTACATAG ATATTCTTGGTGATGGCAGCATCAAACCCTATGAAACGCATGATGGGCCAAGGTGGCTGATGGGCTTCTATGGCCATGAGTATGCTCGCACACTACGACGCCTCAAATTCACAGGCAAGAAGTTGGCTGCTTTGAAACCACGACTGGCAAAGGACTTGAACAAACGATTACGCTATTTATATAGGAATAAAAACATGTCCCGTAAGAGGGGGACAATTCCTAAATATATTTAG